The DNA sequence TGCTGACAAATATGCCAAGCACCAGCTTAAAATCCGGCTCTATGTACGCTACATGGATGATATTCTATTTTTTCATACCGATAAAGCCCAGCTTCGTGCTTGGCAGGATGCCCTAACAACATTTTTACATGATGAATTATACCTGACTATCAATCCGCACAAGGTCCGGCTCTATCCCACACGAGTAGGCGTAGATTTCGTGGGATACGTTATTTATCATGACCACATACGTTTGCGCGGTAGCAGCGTACGCCGATTTAAAAAGCGGTATCGCAAACAACTGCGCGCCGTTAGAGACGGTCGCCTATCGGTTGAAAAAATGCGCGAGTCATTTACTGCTTGGTCGGCCCACGCTATGCACGCCAACGCCACTGGTCTAATTCAACAACTCGAAAGTTGGCAGGAAGAGTATTTGAAGCCTGGAGATCCAGTTCAGCTTTCGCTCTTTGACGATGAACCGCCGCAGTGACGTGCCCAGCCTAGATATTTTTTGTCTTGCTATACTTAGTTGCTAGCGGTATTGTAATAGTTCGTGTCGCATTCGCCGCATGCGAGAGAGAAGCAATGGGTCGATATTCATAGCCAATGTGAATCAACCTCGCCCCTAGCTTTGCTGCTGCCTTAAAGGCTGGTAATAGGTCTGTGTCTGCACTCACAACGACAATTTCAGTATCAGAGTCCGCCTCTGATATGATGCGCACCGCTAAACCTACATCCACGCCCTTCTCAGTTAATTTCCAGAAATTATGTCCCTGTTGACATTCTATCTCTCTGGCTCGTAAATAACCTACTTTTATAAATGTAATTCTCTGTCTTTGGATATCGTTCATGAAGTACGATTGCTGACGTACGGCAGACTCTGACTTTATACGAATTTCTTCATTTTCATCGTAAACCCTCAGCTTTGCCCCGAACCATAGCATCTCTGTTGGTTTATTATCTTGCAAAATCTCCTCAAATAGGCCTCTGAAATTATAACCATCTATAACTGATCGCTCTGCTCTATCTTCATTAGTCCCCATCAATGTGCGTAGTCCGTAAACCAGATTTTCACCATCAATTAGTAAAATTCTTCTCATGCATTAATTATAACAAAAAGACCTCACGAGGACTAATCCAAGTGAGGTGCTGTAACAATATACTAGCAAAAATTGTAGTCTTAGTCAATACATTAGCTAGATAATCCAAAAACTCAACTTTCGCTCTTTGACGACGAACCGCCGCAGTGACGTGCCCAGCCTCCACGCATACGTCCGACTTCATCGATTTGACCAATAATAAATCCTAGCGATTTGCCCGAAATAAACTGAACTTCGTAGGCAACGCGCAACAAGCTACGGAGCATTTCTAGCTCTACGTTCAGCGCATTTAATTTTTCGAGCGCTTGCGGACCAGCGCCGGCATTATTCGCCTCAACAATATAGCGCATACAAGCGAGCGCACTCGTTTCTATTTGCTGGCCCAGCACAAAGCGCTGTTTTTTCGGGAAAGCATTGATTTTCTGAAACAGCCAGACGATTACGCTGAGCATTTTGGTATATATAACGAAATCTTTTTTCATGC is a window from the Candidatus Saccharibacteria bacterium genome containing:
- a CDS encoding NYN domain-containing protein; the protein is MRRILLIDGENLVYGLRTLMGTNEDRAERSVIDGYNFRGLFEEILQDNKPTEMLWFGAKLRVYDENEEIRIKSESAVRQQSYFMNDIQRQRITFIKVGYLRAREIECQQGHNFWKLTEKGVDVGLAVRIISEADSDTEIVVVSADTDLLPAFKAAAKLGARLIHIGYEYRPIASLSHAANATRTITIPLATKYSKTKNI
- the avd gene encoding diversity-generating retroelement protein Avd translates to MKKDFVIYTKMLSVIVWLFQKINAFPKKQRFVLGQQIETSALACMRYIVEANNAGAGPQALEKLNALNVELEMLRSLLRVAYEVQFISGKSLGFIIGQIDEVGRMRGGWARHCGGSSSKSES